ATATATCTTAAAATTCTAAGAGAGAATACTAAAGGAATAAAAATGACAAGCCTCTGATGAAGGAAACCGCTTAAAACCGTAATTGGATCGCCGATGATCGGCAAGAAAGAAAGAAATAAAACGGGAATTCCTCTTCTTTTCATTACTGCCGCCCAATGAGAATACGTCTTGGATTTCGCTATCTTCATCTCAACGCCGTTTCGAAACCAATACCCTATCCCATAGTTGAAGCAACACGCGGCACAGTTTCCAATGGAGGCCCAAAAAACGGCCTTTTCCGGAGACATCCCTGAGAGGATAGCTACCGCCAAAGCCGCCTCGGAGCTGAACGGTAAAAGCGTAGCAGCTGCGAAAGAAATCAGCATCAGCCCGGACCCGCCGAATTGGGCAAGTAACTCGGTACCTATTTGCAAAAAATCTAGGCTCATCGATTGTATGAAGGGCGTCCCTTAATTAGTATATAGGAATCTATATTAGAATTCTATGCATCAATTAAACTTGATCGACGCATATCCGTTTATCGGGAAAAGCGAGGTTAAAAGGAAAGAAGTTTCTTCATCTGAACGGTGATCGATTCGGCCGACTTCCGAGCGGCTTCCGCAAAATCAGACCCGGAAGACGCGAAAATAATACTTCTAGAGGAATTAATAAGCGAATTTTCCCCACAGACAGCGATCACTTCCTCAAGAGAAGCTCCTTGAGCTCCGTACCCGGGGATGAGAAACATGCGATCCGGGTGCAAGGTCCTGAGCTCTCCCAATTCGCTTGGATGAGTCGCACCCACGACCAAACCCACGTTTCGTGCGGAAAATGTTTCGCTTAACGCTGCAACTTCTTGATACAAGGTTCTTCCCGTTTCCGAAAAGGTTTTTTTCTGTAGCTGTGCCGAGTCAGGATTGGACGTCAAACACAGGAGAAAAACCAACTTGGAGGAATCTTCAAGAAACGGTTGAACGGTATCGGCTCCCATATAAGGGGACAAAGTTAAGGAATCCACTCCTAACTCTTTGAAAAAGAATTTCGCGTATTGCCTGGCGGTATTATCCAAATCTCCGCGCTTAGCGTCCGCTACGATCGGAATTCCCGGATAATGGATTTTAATATGACGGATCAGTTTTTCGAACTGAGCGATTCCTTGAGAACCGAAAGCTTCGTAAAAAGCGATATTAGGCTTATAAGCGACGGCAAAATCCGCCGTTGCATCCACGATCTCTCTCGAGAACAAAAACAGTTTTTCATAATTTCCTTCTAGAGAGGGAGGAAGTTTCGCGATATCGGGATCGATCCCTACGCAAAGGAGAGAGCCTAGCTCCTCTCTCCGCCGAATGAATTTAGAATGAAAATCCAAAGCCTACTTACGTACGATATATTCCTGAGCGAATGGTGGAAGCATAAATGACGCTTTATGCATTTCTGCAGAATAATACTTCAACCCTTTAGGAACGCGCTTAGGGTCCGGATCAACCTTATACGGATCCGGTCCTTTGGAGCAATATGTGAATCCGATAATCCCGGACGGGTATGTCGGCACTACGGTGAAATAATAACCGCAATGATCGAAGACTTGAGGAATGAATTGGAAGAGTTCCTTGATGACCTTACCATGATAGTAAAAACTTTCTCCCTGAGTGGTACAAATACCACCTTGCCTTAGGGAAGCCGCCATCGTTTCATAAAAAGGTCGTTTAAAGAGAACTTCCGCAGGACCCACCGGGTCGGAAGAATCCACGCAAATTACGTCGAAGTATTCCTTATAATCTTGGACATACTTAGCTCCGTCTTCATATGCGTGCTTCACCCTTGGATCCTTCATCGCGTTAGCGATTGCAGGGAAGTATTCGTAACAAACGTCTACAACCCCTTTATCGATTTCGCAAAGATGAACTTCCTTTACGGACGGATGCTTTAGAACTTCTCGCACTGTTCCACCGTCGCCTCCCCCGATCACCAAGACTTTCTCGGGATTGGGATGACTCAACATTGGAACGTGGACGATCATCTCATGATAAGCGAATTCATCCGCCTCGGTCATCATCACCACTCCGTCAAGAGTGAACATGCGACCAAAGCTTTGGGATTCGAATACGTCTATCTTCTGGAAAGGAGTCTTACGGCTATGTACGAATTCCTTTATTTTAATCTTGAGAGCGCGCCCGTTCGTTAGTTCGAGCGCTTCGTCCAGCCAGAGTTCCAATATGCCTCCTAGAAGCGGTTTGTTACAGTCAGGCGCATCGCATCGCCTTTAAAGAATTCCCGAGTAAATTCCGCCGCTACTTTCGGATCGTACCCTTTGCAGGAAAAGATATCGATATAGGAAGTATTGGTTTCGTTTGCGAAGTGAGCGGAAATGCAGGAAGTCTCTATGAGTTGGAACATGGAGTATCCGGCGACTCTTTCATCCTCTCCAAAATGAACGACTACGGTTTCACCGAAGCGTTTCATTTCGATTAGATCACAAAGTTCGCGAACATAGCGTTTGATCGCATCCGCATCGCGAATTAAAGCCGCGTCACAGCCTTCCAGATCGATGGAGGTCAAAAGACCCCAGGCACCGTTCTTGAAGGGCTCGTAGACCTTTAATTCAGGGTCTGCGTCGATTCTAGATTGGATGTACGACGGGAAACTTCCGTTAAAGCGATTTCTCACGATCTCAGCGTCTTCCGTACGTGCCCAAGCTAGTTCCGGATTTTTCATCGCGGGATGATAGGTGATTTCTTCGCCAGCGGGGATGTCTCTCAGGGCTACGAGAGTAATGTCGCCTTGAAATCCGCAGTTCGGTTCCACACTTTGTCGAATGTAGTGAATCGAATCAATCCCATCATCATGAAGCGGAGAAACTAGATAGAAGTCGCTATGAACCCGATGAGGGGTAGACAACCCGGAAAGTCCAGCCAGTTCGTTTTTATGAACTGCCTTGCCTCCCCAGACGGCTACAACTTCACCCGCCGGAATGGCTTCTCTCGTAAAGAGGAAAGCCTCACCGGACTCGGTGGAATTGATTTCAATAGTACTTCTTAAAAAAGAAAAACGGTTAACGATCTTTACTTGTTCTTTGGTCTTTAGGCTCATACTCTGATACCTCTCCTCGTGGTAATAATATAAAAGAACTCCTTGCTCCCTCCGGGAGAAGGAAATTCGTCTTTATCGATGGGGGGTTTTCCGGCTCTGCCGGAGAGATAGTCCTTATTTCCCAACTGGCTTGTGAGGTAGGTCGACGCCTAATTGCAACAAACCACGCTTCATCTCCACTACAGAGATGCTTTTGGCACAGAAGCGTTCCTTGAGATATTCCAGAGCGGTCTGGTTATCAATAATGTCTCCACATGTGAAGACGTCGATTGCGCAGTAACCGTATTCGGGCCAGGTATGGATCGCGAAGTGGGATTCGCTTACGACGACCACACCGCTTACGCCAAAGGGACTAAACCTATGAAACACAGATTTAACCGTAGTGGCGCCGGAAAGGTCGGCGGCCTTCAACATGATATCTTCTACCAATTCGTGATTGTTGATGGTCTCGTAATCACACTCATAAAATTCTGCAATTACGTGCTTACCCAATGCGTTCATCTACTGCCTGACACCTCCGAAACTTGGTTTTTGGTTTAGAAACCGAGCATGCGTATGACTATGTTTTTTTGTCAACTCTCTACGTAAATTTATATTTATTTTTTCCAAACTTCTTTTTCTTAGAATCGGAAAAAACGCCGAACAAATTATATTACAATTCTATGGAAAGATCAAAAAGCGAATTCGCAAAATCGGAAGCGGCGCCAACCCGAATGATAAATTTTATTTTCAGAAAACGGGCTCTTTTGATTCTTTTCGGGCTCTTTTGCTTTATTTTAAGTATTGTTTGGTTTACAAATAGCGCTTTTTTTTTCGTCCCGACTCTCAATAAACGAATTCAAACTCGAGCCATCGCCTTTTCTCACGCCGAAAAATCGGATAAAAAAGGAGTGTTGTTTCTCGTCGAGGTTCCCGACTGCCTCGGCTGCGAGGAAGCCTCAGCGTCTCTACAGACGCTCGAAAAGTTCGGTTGGGAATTCCTCGAGATAGGCTCGGAGAGTCCCGACTATGAACAACTTTTATCTGACGATCGCTTCGCAGACAAATTGACTACCCTTCAGGAAAGAAAACCGGTTTGGGGAGCATGGAACCTCGGAGAAGAGTTGATTTATCTAGGAGAAGGAAATCCCACGATGGAGCTCCTTGAAGCGCTAAAGCATTGGGGAACTTCTCCAAATAGCGGAGAATCGACAAAAGAATGAATTCGAAGTACTTAAGGAATAGAATCTCGAGCAGCCGGCGACAAGAAGCTGCTCGATTCCCCGGTGGACGGAAATTACTCGACCTGGTATTTTTTTAAAAATTCGGAGATTGAATTCTTATCCTTATCCAATGAATGCCTGTGAATCTCCTCGATAACCGTTTCGATTACGGTTCCCATCAAGAAAACTCCTGAAGAGACTTGCACGTCGTAACTCCGCTCCGATTCATTCGGGCTCAATTCCCGATAAACGGAAACTCCCTTGATTGTTACAATCGAATCATTCCCGGGGGGAGCTATCGTAAACTCGTGCGTGTTTGTGCTGAGGTCGAAGACGGAATTTTCCAAAAGCGAAGGATCGGAAAGCAGTGCAGCCAGAACTTTAGGAAGAGAATCCGCCAATTTTACTTTTCTCTTTTGAAATACCTGATTTCCCTCTTTTCTTTCCTCCAAAAGCTCTACATTTTTTAATTCCGGAAACTGTTCCAGGTATTTGTAACGATCTTCCCTTGCTTTGAGAAGATCCTGGAGGGGAACGGGGAAGGTTTGCACGACTTTATATTGCTTCATCCGGTACTTCCTGGGTTGTTTGTGAGGAGTTTTCTCGGGCAGCTTGCGGAGTTTTCTTCCGTCGGGAAACCCTTTTTTTTCCGCGATCGATCCGGAAAAAACTATTGGGAAGAAACCGGGAGAAAACAATACTAGGAGAAACGGAAAGGAACCGAGACGACCCTTGAAAGACAGAACCTGGATCGAACTTTCACAAGAGGCAGTGACGCTGAACCTCAGAAGCTTTCGTTCCCTTCTCAGTCCCAAGACCCTTTTAAGCGCAGTGATCAAGTCCAACGCATACGGTCATGGCTTTCTGCAAATGGCGGAATTATCTTTAAACGGCGGAGCGGATCTGCTTGCGGTCAATTCTCTCGAGGAAGCTAATTATCTTCGAAGCAAATTCCCGAACGTTCGGATTCTCATTATGGGAGCTACACCGGCTATCCAGGAACGAGTTAAGGAAATTTCGGATTCTAATTTCTGGGTTATCGTTTCAAGAACGGAAGATGCCAAGATTCTTGCCAGCTGCCGACCGCGACCGCAAATTCATTTGAAGGTGGATACCGGAATGGGACGACTCGGCTCTTTCGGAAAGGAATTAGAGTCAATCTTATCCGATTTTAAACGGGAAATTTTACCTTTGGAAGGAATTTCGACTCATTTTGCCAGCACAGAAGACGTCATCGAACAAAAATACTCTAAGCTGCAGATACAAAAATTTGCGGAAGCGATTCAGACGCTGGAAACATTCGGATATACAAACGTTATCCGACATGCATGCGCGTCGGCTTCCACCATGCTCTTTCCCGAAGCTCACTACGATTTAGTCCGAATCGGAATATCTCTCTACGGGCTTTGGCCCAGTCTTCAAACGAGACTTTCTCTTCATTTAAACGGAAGAAACGAATTTCGCCTAAACCCCGTTCTTCGCTGGAAAGCAAGAATTGTGCACTTGCAAGATCTGCCGTCGGATAGTTTCGTAGGCTACGGATCAACCTACCAAACCAGCACTCCTACGAAAGTCGCAGTCGTTCCGGTCGGATATTACGAAGGGTTGGATCGAAAACTTTCCAATAACGGAGTTATGCTAGTACGAGGCAAACGTGCAAAAATTCTAGGACGAATTTGCATGAATATGACCATGCTCGATGTGACCCATATCCATAACGTTGAAATCGGAGACACGGTCACGATCATCGGAAAGGACGGCCAGGAAGAGGTCACTGCCGACGATCATGCCAATTGGACAAATACGATTAATTATGAAACTACGACTAGGATAAGCGAATCCGTACCGAAGTATATCGTGGAATAAAAAGGAAAAATTTAATGAACTCTACGTCCCAAATGAGCATACCGACCGATCAAGTTGAACCTGTTCGGACAACGAAAACGTACAGCTGGATGATCGATCTCGTTTATAAAGCACGAGGCTTTGCGTTTGATTCTTTTGAAGAGCATTTCCCGAACGGAAGGTCGGACGGAAAATTAGATGCGCCCTATCCTTCCGTCCTTATGGCAAATCACGTTTCGGAAGCCGATGTCCCTGCGCTGGCGGCGGTCTATCGGCACGTATTTCCGAAGATTAAATTCGCAATTCCTGCTCGTGAAGATATGCTTGGGAAGGGATTCTTAGTGAACGAACTCAGACCTAAAGGGATCTTGAAATTTATCTTAGGCTTGATCGACAAGTCTATGATCATTCCAAAATTCATGGATTATATAGGCTGTGTTCCTATAAAGAGACCGTTTCGGGATAATACAAGGGAACTTCTGAAAAAAGGGGAACTCCGGGATATGGTAGAGCAGGAATGGAGCTACCTCTCCGAAAAAATCGCCCAAGGAAGAACCTTGTTCCTATTCCCCGAAGGTACATTTAACCACGACGGTTATATGAATCAAATCAAGAAAGGGGTTTATTTCCTTCGCTCCAAGTTCAAAGGATTACATTTTAATTCGTTCACGTTCACTTACGATTATTTCTCTTCAAAAAAGGCCGAACTTCATATCGGTTACGGACAACCCTTCCCGATTCCAGAAGAAGCCAGCGCGGATGAAGTGGCGGGCATCGTAAAGGAAAGATTAGGAAACGGTTATACGGTTACGGCCGGGAATTTAGCCTCCTACATTCTTCTAAAATGCGAAGGAAAAGCGAGAGAAAGTAAAACCAAATTATTCAGCGCGCTAAAGACTCTCGCGGAAACGATCCGTTCCAAGCATCCCGAAATTTATATTTCGCAAAAATTTTCAGGCGAGAATTTAGCGAGCGCTTTCGATTCCTTCTTAGGAAAGGTCAAAGAGAAAGGGTATTTAAAACTGGACGGCGAAGATATCGTTTTCGATGAAAAATTATTTCAAGCGCCGAAAGATACGCATAATTTAAGAAAGAAAAATTTAGTCCTATATCATAAAAACCAGCTAACTTCTCATTTACCAAAATTGGAAGCGGCTTGGTCCAGTTTGCAAACCGCATAAGGAGAATCGTTTGGCGTTTCGAATCGGTTTTTTTCGATCGCGAAAGTCCAGAGTTACCGTCTGGCTTACGCAACCCGGGCGACTCGAAGAGTCTTTCCGCAGGAGCTTACATTTTTTATTCGATTCAAGTTTGGAAGAACTCTTACCCGAAAACATCCGTCTTTCTCCATCCTTAGTCGGTCTGATTCGACTACCCGAAGAAAAGATCCAAGTTTTGTCGGAAGAATTCCCCATCGAAAAAGCGTTCCCGCACAGTTCATTCGATGAATTTTTATCCGAAGAAACTAGAGAAGCCTTAGTAGAGTTGATTGCCGGCACTCAGGCTGCGCCGTCCAAGAATCTGATTTTAGGAATACTAAACCAACCTGAAATTCAGGATATCCTTTCCCAGGGATTAGAGAAAGTCTTAACCGAGTTCCATAAAAAAATCAACCCGTTGCACGGCGTCTTTCAAGCTGCCGGTTTGGAAAAGCAAGTTTCTCAATTCTTATCATCCTTATTACCCGCTTTTACGGAACGTATCGCGGATTTTGTCTCGATCGGTTCCGGGGCAACGGAAATCCAATCGGCGCTTCGAAACACACTGCGACTTCTTTTTAAAACCGGATTTGCCGAAATGGGGAGAGTTGACGGCGGACAAATCGGACCTCGAGTGGACCGCCTTAGACGCGCCGTTGCTTCCGATTTGAAAGTTCAATCCGCAATAGAGAATTTGTACGCAACAGCGCGCGACACCTTGCTGAATCATTACCGAAAGGAAACGATCAGGGAATTCCTTGGCCTTTCCGCTACGGAGCTGGAACTTTGGATCGGTAAGGTTGCCGAGGACGCTGCCCATAATCTTAGGGAAGTAAATAAAAAAAGGAATCTTTCGCCCCTGATTTTAGAAATATTGAAGGATATACTAGGTTGAAAAAAGTCATATCCACAATTCAAAATGCTCTAGAATATCTGGACAAACTCGGTCCGCAGAAATCGTTTCAGCTATTTCGAAATTTAGGATATGAAGCCCTATTTTCCATCTCGGAAAAAGTGGACCACAAAAAGCTACTTTATCTAAGTCAGCATCTGGGTGAAAAGGAAATAGTCTCGCTCATCCAGTCTATACCGGAAACGATTTTAGTTCCGCTGATTCGGGAATCGGATCCGGCAGACCTTGTTTTTTTCGTAAAACATTTGGGATTGCCGGACTTGACGATTTTAGCTCAGGCCCTACCGGCGGAAGATGTCCGAGAGATTAATCAAGCGTTAGGACATAAGGCAATCGTTGAAATTTTACAAGGATTGGGATCTCTTCGATCTTTAGAATATTTGAATGCTGTCGGCCTGGAATCGTTTTTGGAATTAGCGAAGTCCCTTCCGGTCAAAGACTTTATCCCGTTAGCGAATGCTCTGACTCCGCAGGAATGCGCCGAATGGATGCAAAAAAGGGGTGTCGCCGAAATCCCCCGACTCCTAAAGGGATTCGGAACGAAGAACGCCCTGATTTTGCTTAAGCAGGTCGGCTTTACGAAAATTCTGCCTTTGTTGGAACTCCTAGGACTAGAACCGTTATTTTCGCTCACCGCTCTTCTTGCGGATATGAATTTACCGATCACAAAAAAGGCCGCAGGGAAAAAGAAACTTATCGCGAAAAAGAAAAAAGGGAAACATAGGCGTTAAACGAACCCGTTAATTTTCATTACTTTTTTTTGATGCAAGAACTTCCCCCCTGCTCTTTTCGATATTCTCGATTCTCTCTTTGACTATTTTTCCGTATTCGCTGTTTGTTGATCGATCGGAGGCGGAAGATTTTTCAAAGTTCTCCATGCTATACTTAAGAATTTCCAGCATATCGTCCGATCTTTTCAATTTTGTATCCAAAAAGAAATTCATATCCTCTTTGGAAACCTCCTTTCTATCTAGAAGGTCGCTCTGGATGCGATAGTAATTATCCTCTTCTTCTTTGCGTTTGACGGCTTCTTCCGAAGAGATTTTACGGGGAATCAATCGATTGTTCGGGAACCGATCCGCAAGCGGTTTGAACCTTTCGTACATCTGCTCATAAAGCTTTGCTCTGTCTTCATCGCTCAACTTATCCAAGTAAGATTTTTTTTCTTCCGGGATCTTCGGTTCGTTCGGATCCGAGACTTTTTCTTCCGTAGAGCCGGAGAAATCCACAAACCCGGATGAGCTATCAAAAAGAGAACTTTCCTTTCTGGAAACGGTATCTTGGGAGAGCCCGCCTTGAAGGAGCTCCGACTTCCTTTCGTTATCGGCAGGAGACCAAAAGGCAATCAGTAACACCGATAAAAGTAGAATCACAAAAATCGAATAAAAGAAAAATCGATGCTTCATGCGGTAAATAAGGGTAAAACGACCCTAAAAATACTTCCACCTTTTGGGTTGGGCTCTACGAAGACTTCCCCGCCGATTTTATTCACGAGAGTACGGCTAATCGATAACCCGAGGCCGGTTCCTCCAACGGTACGATTCCGCTGATCCGGCACGCGAAAAAATCGTTCAAAAATCATTTCCTTATATTTCGGATCGATTCCGATGCCCATGTCGATAACGCTAAGTTCTAATTTGGAAGGGGAAATCTTCTTTAAGGTAACGTCAACAGTTCCCCTTTCCGTATATTTGATTGCATTCACAAACAAGTTGGTGACGATTTGAGAAAACTCGAATCGAACCCCCTTTATCCGCAATCCTTTGGCAAGATTGGATACGACTTCCAAACCTTTCTCGACTGCCGGCGGAGAATTAATGTACAAGACTTCCTCGATAACCACCGCAGGGTCGAAAATTTCCTCCATTTCCTCGGATGACTGGGAATCCTTCTTTTCCAACTGAAGCAGATTTTCAATCAGGAAATTCAGTCTCCGTACGTTCTTACGAATTACGTCGGCCATTTCCTTTTGCTCTTCGTTTAACGTTAGGACTGGATCCGACAAAAGTAAATCGAAGTACCCTTGAATGTTCGTCATCGGGGATCTTAGTTCGTGGGAGATATTGGAAATAAATTCGTGTTTGATTCTCTCCGATTCCAAAACGAGCGCGTTATCACTGACTTGGATTTGATAAAATCTCTTTGTTTCGGCGCTAAATCCGGTTACGCTTAAGCCTACCGAAAACCGAGTCCCGTCCTTTAAAATCAAAGTCGCCTCGGGAAGAAATGCCATATTCTGATCTTTTCCCCCAGGCGCTTTCAGTTCGTTTTGGTCCAGAATGTCCGGTAGAATTCTCGCTAGTCTGATATTTTTGATTTCGGAACCTTGGTATCCGGAAACCTCCCGAAAACGGCGGTTAGCGTCCACTATCATTCTTGTATCCGCGTTAACGATTATCATCGCGTCCGTCGCGAATTCGAACATATAGCGATAGCGTTCTTCGGTAGTTTGTCTCTTTAAATCGCTTATATCAAGGCGGGTCTCTAAGAGATAATTATCCTCCATGAGGCGTTTGTTCTTTTCTTCTAAATCACGTATTTCTTGATTTAGATAATCTAATATACTATTGATCGTCGAACGAATAAAAAGATAAGGACTTGTCGGGATCTGCTGATCTAAAGACATCTCCCGCCGACCCGAAAATAAACCCAACGCAAGTTCTTTCATGTCCGTGACTAAGTTTCGCAGGGGAGATTTCGTGAGTTCTTTCTTGTTCAGGCTGCGATTCGGATGTAGGGTTGAATAATATTCCGTATGTAATTTCGTTTTTTTGAAATCCAGCGCGCCGGGAAATTTCGGGAAGGGATTATCCGCTACCCGCTGTGCAGCCATATCCAATAATTGAGCGGTTTGACCGTCTCCCGGATATGTCTTTCTATATATTTCCACGACAAATCGGACGTCGTCTAACGAAGGCATGCTAGAAAGGATCCGTCCCAATTCCGAAACAGGACGTCTGTAAAATCCGTCCAAATCCACCGGTTTCCAAGGACATGGACCTACCCAATCGGCCACGTACGAATCGCCTTCGTAAGCTATATGATTGGCAAGATCTTCCATAGCCTTTTTCAAAGCCCTCGAAACCCGATTCGCCTCGTCGGGAAATTTAGACGCAAATCTTCCCGTAAACGCTAGCATGTTCGTCGGAAGATAGTACGGCGGAATCTCATTGTCCACGGTGAGACAGTAACCCTTTTCGCCGAAAAAAGGATACTCCTGCAATGATGCCGCAACCCCTAAGCATTCCGCTCTTATAAATTCGTGCACTAATAGGGTCGGGCGAGTAACCAAATAAGGCACCGGCTTTCTTCTATGATAGTTTTCCGATCGGAAAAATTCCTCCGCCACGAATCGATCTAGGGACAACGGGTGAAGGATCGGTAAAAAACTGTGATAAGAGTCACGTATCGCCTCCGCTTCCATATATGAGGCTGAATAAAATCCCTGAAC
This is a stretch of genomic DNA from Leptospira fainei serovar Hurstbridge str. BUT 6. It encodes these proteins:
- the speE gene encoding polyamine aminopropyltransferase translates to MELWLDEALELTNGRALKIKIKEFVHSRKTPFQKIDVFESQSFGRMFTLDGVVMMTEADEFAYHEMIVHVPMLSHPNPEKVLVIGGGDGGTVREVLKHPSVKEVHLCEIDKGVVDVCYEYFPAIANAMKDPRVKHAYEDGAKYVQDYKEYFDVICVDSSDPVGPAEVLFKRPFYETMAASLRQGGICTTQGESFYYHGKVIKELFQFIPQVFDHCGYYFTVVPTYPSGIIGFTYCSKGPDPYKVDPDPKRVPKGLKYYSAEMHKASFMLPPFAQEYIVRK
- the alr gene encoding alanine racemase; its protein translation is MKDRTWIELSQEAVTLNLRSFRSLLSPKTLLSAVIKSNAYGHGFLQMAELSLNGGADLLAVNSLEEANYLRSKFPNVRILIMGATPAIQERVKEISDSNFWVIVSRTEDAKILASCRPRPQIHLKVDTGMGRLGSFGKELESILSDFKREILPLEGISTHFASTEDVIEQKYSKLQIQKFAEAIQTLETFGYTNVIRHACASASTMLFPEAHYDLVRIGISLYGLWPSLQTRLSLHLNGRNEFRLNPVLRWKARIVHLQDLPSDSFVGYGSTYQTSTPTKVAVVPVGYYEGLDRKLSNNGVMLVRGKRAKILGRICMNMTMLDVTHIHNVEIGDTVTIIGKDGQEEVTADDHANWTNTINYETTTRISESVPKYIVE
- a CDS encoding DUF2505 family protein, producing MKQYKVVQTFPVPLQDLLKAREDRYKYLEQFPELKNVELLEERKEGNQVFQKRKVKLADSLPKVLAALLSDPSLLENSVFDLSTNTHEFTIAPPGNDSIVTIKGVSVYRELSPNESERSYDVQVSSGVFLMGTVIETVIEEIHRHSLDKDKNSISEFLKKYQVE
- a CDS encoding YqaA family protein, whose protein sequence is MSLDFLQIGTELLAQFGGSGLMLISFAAATLLPFSSEAALAVAILSGMSPEKAVFWASIGNCAACCFNYGIGYWFRNGVEMKIAKSKTYSHWAAVMKRRGIPVLFLSFLPIIGDPITVLSGFLHQRLVIFIPLVFSLRILRYIVLAYGLLSPG
- a CDS encoding S-adenosylmethionine decarboxylase; the encoded protein is MSLKTKEQVKIVNRFSFLRSTIEINSTESGEAFLFTREAIPAGEVVAVWGGKAVHKNELAGLSGLSTPHRVHSDFYLVSPLHDDGIDSIHYIRQSVEPNCGFQGDITLVALRDIPAGEEITYHPAMKNPELAWARTEDAEIVRNRFNGSFPSYIQSRIDADPELKVYEPFKNGAWGLLTSIDLEGCDAALIRDADAIKRYVRELCDLIEMKRFGETVVVHFGEDERVAGYSMFQLIETSCISAHFANETNTSYIDIFSCKGYDPKVAAEFTREFFKGDAMRLTVTNRF
- a CDS encoding LIC_20245 family lipoprotein; translated protein: MKHRFFFYSIFVILLLSVLLIAFWSPADNERKSELLQGGLSQDTVSRKESSLFDSSSGFVDFSGSTEEKVSDPNEPKIPEEKKSYLDKLSDEDRAKLYEQMYERFKPLADRFPNNRLIPRKISSEEAVKRKEEEDNYYRIQSDLLDRKEVSKEDMNFFLDTKLKRSDDMLEILKYSMENFEKSSASDRSTNSEYGKIVKERIENIEKSRGEVLASKKSNEN
- a CDS encoding lysophospholipid acyltransferase family protein encodes the protein MNSTSQMSIPTDQVEPVRTTKTYSWMIDLVYKARGFAFDSFEEHFPNGRSDGKLDAPYPSVLMANHVSEADVPALAAVYRHVFPKIKFAIPAREDMLGKGFLVNELRPKGILKFILGLIDKSMIIPKFMDYIGCVPIKRPFRDNTRELLKKGELRDMVEQEWSYLSEKIAQGRTLFLFPEGTFNHDGYMNQIKKGVYFLRSKFKGLHFNSFTFTYDYFSSKKAELHIGYGQPFPIPEEASADEVAGIVKERLGNGYTVTAGNLASYILLKCEGKARESKTKLFSALKTLAETIRSKHPEIYISQKFSGENLASAFDSFLGKVKEKGYLKLDGEDIVFDEKLFQAPKDTHNLRKKNLVLYHKNQLTSHLPKLEAAWSSLQTA
- the pyrF gene encoding orotidine-5'-phosphate decarboxylase → MDFHSKFIRRREELGSLLCVGIDPDIAKLPPSLEGNYEKLFLFSREIVDATADFAVAYKPNIAFYEAFGSQGIAQFEKLIRHIKIHYPGIPIVADAKRGDLDNTARQYAKFFFKELGVDSLTLSPYMGADTVQPFLEDSSKLVFLLCLTSNPDSAQLQKKTFSETGRTLYQEVAALSETFSARNVGLVVGATHPSELGELRTLHPDRMFLIPGYGAQGASLEEVIAVCGENSLINSSRSIIFASSGSDFAEAARKSAESITVQMKKLLSF
- the speD gene encoding adenosylmethionine decarboxylase, which gives rise to MNALGKHVIAEFYECDYETINNHELVEDIMLKAADLSGATTVKSVFHRFSPFGVSGVVVVSESHFAIHTWPEYGYCAIDVFTCGDIIDNQTALEYLKERFCAKSISVVEMKRGLLQLGVDLPHKPVGK
- a CDS encoding sensor histidine kinase; amino-acid sequence: MIEIEIVTTPRLTAFPVFLAFSRGYFEEEGVKVRVRVLKSYEAVFAHLREGRAEAGEVPFTAWLDQQLRRTSPNWTIYRGIILSCLVQGFYSASYMEAEAIRDSYHSFLPILHPLSLDRFVAEEFFRSENYHRRKPVPYLVTRPTLLVHEFIRAECLGVAASLQEYPFFGEKGYCLTVDNEIPPYYLPTNMLAFTGRFASKFPDEANRVSRALKKAMEDLANHIAYEGDSYVADWVGPCPWKPVDLDGFYRRPVSELGRILSSMPSLDDVRFVVEIYRKTYPGDGQTAQLLDMAAQRVADNPFPKFPGALDFKKTKLHTEYYSTLHPNRSLNKKELTKSPLRNLVTDMKELALGLFSGRREMSLDQQIPTSPYLFIRSTINSILDYLNQEIRDLEEKNKRLMEDNYLLETRLDISDLKRQTTEERYRYMFEFATDAMIIVNADTRMIVDANRRFREVSGYQGSEIKNIRLARILPDILDQNELKAPGGKDQNMAFLPEATLILKDGTRFSVGLSVTGFSAETKRFYQIQVSDNALVLESERIKHEFISNISHELRSPMTNIQGYFDLLLSDPVLTLNEEQKEMADVIRKNVRRLNFLIENLLQLEKKDSQSSEEMEEIFDPAVVIEEVLYINSPPAVEKGLEVVSNLAKGLRIKGVRFEFSQIVTNLFVNAIKYTERGTVDVTLKKISPSKLELSVIDMGIGIDPKYKEMIFERFFRVPDQRNRTVGGTGLGLSISRTLVNKIGGEVFVEPNPKGGSIFRVVLPLFTA